The genomic segment TAAGCACACTTATGAGGCGATGGCCTGGATTCGGGGCATGGGCCTTGGGGCATATGAATACTCCTTTGGCAGAGGCGTGCGCATCGGTGAGCAGACGGCGGCAGTTGTGCGGGAAAAGGCGCGGGAGAATGAAATTGCCATGAGCGTGCATGCGCCGTATTTTATCAACCTGGCGACAGACGACCCGGAAAAGCGGGAGAAGAACCTGCAGTATTTTTTGGAAAGCGCAAAAGCGGCAAAATGGCTGGGAGCAGACCGCGTGATCTTCCACCCGGGCTCCTGCGCCAAGATGGATCGGGCGCTGGCCTTTGATATGACAAAGCGCAATTTCACGTGGATTTTGCAGCAGCTGGATGAGGCCGGCCAGGGAGATTTGACCTATTGCCCCGAGACCATGGGCAAAATCAACCAGCTGGGGGATTTGCAGGAGATCATTGCTCTGGTGAATCTAGATGAGAGAGTGCTGCCCACCATCGATTTTGGTCATCTGCATACCCGGGGGCGGGGCGCCATCAACTCGCCGGAGGATTTTGAGGAGATTTTGAAAGCGCTCATCGATGGCATCGGGCAGGAGCGCACCAGCCGGATGCACGTCCATTTCTCGAAAATTGAGTTTACGGCCATGGGGGAAAAACAGCACAGGACGTTTGCCGAGGAAGGATACGGCCCGGATTTCGCGCATCTGGCGCCTATGCTGCTCAAATACGATTTACAGCCGCGCATCATCTGCGAATCCAAGGGGACGATGGCGATGGATGCGCTGGCCATGAAGCAGATGTACGAAAAAGCGAAGGAGGGGATGAAACATGAATAAGTTTGAAAAGCTGCGCGCCTATATGGCGGAAAACGGAGTAGACGGCGTTCTGATTACCAGCCTGGAGAATATGCAGTGGTATTCCGGGTTTTCCGGGGATACCGGGGATATTCTGGT from the Christensenellaceae bacterium 44-20 genome contains:
- a CDS encoding TIM barrel protein is translated as MILFGPSGNSEQFYEAGYKHTYEAMAWIRGMGLGAYEYSFGRGVRIGEQTAAVVREKARENEIAMSVHAPYFINLATDDPEKREKNLQYFLESAKAAKWLGADRVIFHPGSCAKMDRALAFDMTKRNFTWILQQLDEAGQGDLTYCPETMGKINQLGDLQEIIALVNLDERVLPTIDFGHLHTRGRGAINSPEDFEEILKALIDGIGQERTSRMHVHFSKIEFTAMGEKQHRTFAEEGYGPDFAHLAPMLLKYDLQPRIICESKGTMAMDALAMKQMYEKAKEGMKHE